In a genomic window of Lacrimispora sp. BS-2:
- a CDS encoding cation-translocating P-type ATPase, which yields MENCYVASITETLENFNTNENTGLSDQEVANRQSSYGKNEFAKQEKTSLIKEILHQLKDISTIILLLAALLSLGMALREGHGFLEPVVIVSIVILNLILAITQERGAEKALEALSSLNSPNCIVLREGVQKEMDTSELVPGDIILLHLGSIVPADARLLSSTNLQVDESALTGESEPSEKDANILLQGSVPLGDQLNMVFSSCHVTSGHGTAVVTATGMQTEMGKIAGYLNNSQKIKTPLQQRLERVAKSISMIAVLAAVLLLAIGLLQGESIWVMVMLAATLAVAAVPETLNLIVTLSLSQGVKNMVNKNALIRKLSAVETLGNTSVICSDKTGTLTQNQMTIEKLWIPGNEPFEGGGEFAAGQTELLTLFALASNASVQEEEDGTLTIMGNPTEKAIMRLLHEKGLSKERISEQYRIVGEIPFSSERKMMTIVLETSSGEYLIITKGALDRLPLKAFDEEREKEVDRVHKYFAGEALRVLSLGIRYMNEVPSMDKPEEIERDLELCGLIGLIDPARPEAAQAVEKAKLAGIRTIMITGDHAATASAIARNIGILGENEKVLTGQQLKTMSDEELCRNIHHYSVYARVSPEDKIRIVEAWQENGEVVSMTGDGVNDTPALKAADVGISMGQSGTEVAKSASDMVLTDDNFATIIDAISEGRNVFSNIRKTIYFLLVCNISEIVIMLVAQLKGWGIPVTPIMLLLVNVLGDGIPGLCLSRETSDPRLMDREPIRRDEGFLGGGLLTVIIQQTIACSVVVLIGYYISTFRAFPGMPGPSPAIGQTVAFLVLGWTSILHLFTVRSRKSIFKRSIIDNPPVIYSTIAMIGLFGLLVAFPPVGKIFGLTAIGSYHWLLALGLSLIPTAVAEIGKFIDNQTNIRENRKYQNRLIRHQTRRDDSF from the coding sequence GTGGAAAATTGTTATGTAGCGAGCATAACAGAGACACTTGAGAACTTTAACACGAACGAAAATACTGGATTATCAGATCAAGAGGTGGCAAACCGGCAAAGCAGCTATGGAAAAAACGAGTTTGCAAAGCAGGAAAAAACAAGTCTGATTAAAGAAATACTGCACCAGCTGAAAGACATTTCTACGATAATACTGCTTCTGGCTGCTTTGCTGTCTTTAGGCATGGCATTGAGGGAAGGCCATGGCTTCTTAGAGCCAGTAGTCATCGTGTCTATTGTTATCTTAAATCTGATACTGGCAATTACCCAGGAGCGGGGCGCTGAAAAAGCCCTGGAGGCATTGTCAAGCTTAAATTCTCCAAACTGTATTGTATTACGGGAAGGCGTACAAAAAGAGATGGATACCAGTGAATTGGTACCGGGTGATATCATTCTTCTTCATCTGGGAAGCATTGTTCCTGCCGACGCACGTCTGCTTTCCAGCACCAATTTACAGGTGGATGAGTCGGCACTCACAGGAGAGAGCGAGCCGTCGGAAAAAGATGCAAATATCCTGCTGCAGGGAAGTGTTCCCCTGGGAGATCAGCTTAACATGGTATTTTCCAGCTGTCATGTTACCTCCGGACATGGCACAGCCGTTGTTACTGCTACCGGAATGCAGACGGAGATGGGGAAGATTGCAGGATACTTAAATAATTCACAGAAAATTAAGACACCGTTACAGCAGCGTCTGGAGCGTGTTGCAAAGTCCATCAGCATGATCGCTGTTCTGGCAGCTGTATTGCTCTTAGCCATCGGTCTTTTACAGGGAGAGTCCATTTGGGTTATGGTTATGCTTGCGGCCACCCTGGCTGTAGCCGCTGTACCGGAAACTCTAAATTTAATTGTAACCTTATCCCTTTCCCAGGGCGTTAAAAATATGGTCAATAAAAATGCGCTGATCCGAAAGCTGTCTGCAGTAGAAACCCTTGGAAATACCTCGGTCATTTGCTCGGATAAGACCGGAACCCTGACGCAGAACCAAATGACCATTGAAAAGCTTTGGATTCCTGGAAATGAGCCGTTTGAAGGGGGAGGCGAATTTGCAGCAGGTCAGACAGAACTTCTGACGCTGTTTGCTCTTGCAAGTAATGCTTCTGTCCAGGAAGAAGAGGATGGTACCTTAACCATCATGGGAAATCCGACGGAGAAAGCCATCATGCGTCTTCTCCATGAAAAGGGATTATCCAAAGAACGCATTTCTGAGCAATACCGTATTGTAGGAGAAATCCCATTTTCTTCCGAGCGTAAGATGATGACCATTGTTTTGGAGACTTCTTCGGGAGAATATTTAATTATTACCAAAGGTGCTCTTGACCGGTTGCCTCTCAAGGCATTTGATGAGGAAAGGGAAAAAGAAGTTGACCGGGTTCATAAGTATTTTGCCGGGGAGGCACTTCGTGTCCTGTCCCTTGGAATCCGGTATATGAATGAGGTTCCTTCCATGGATAAGCCGGAGGAAATTGAACGGGATCTGGAGCTGTGCGGGCTTATTGGTTTAATTGATCCGGCTCGCCCGGAAGCAGCCCAAGCGGTAGAAAAAGCAAAGCTGGCAGGAATCCGTACCATCATGATCACCGGCGACCACGCGGCAACAGCCAGTGCGATCGCAAGAAATATTGGAATTCTTGGTGAAAATGAAAAGGTTCTCACCGGACAACAGCTGAAAACCATGTCAGATGAAGAGCTTTGCAGGAATATCCATCATTACTCTGTTTATGCCCGGGTATCCCCTGAGGATAAGATCCGCATTGTTGAGGCATGGCAGGAAAATGGAGAAGTTGTTTCCATGACCGGGGACGGTGTTAATGATACACCGGCACTAAAGGCAGCAGATGTGGGGATCTCCATGGGCCAAAGCGGGACTGAGGTGGCAAAAAGTGCGTCTGACATGGTTTTAACGGATGACAACTTTGCCACGATCATTGATGCGATATCAGAAGGAAGGAATGTTTTCTCGAATATCAGAAAGACTATTTACTTTCTTCTGGTATGCAATATTTCGGAAATTGTCATTATGCTGGTTGCCCAGTTAAAGGGCTGGGGTATTCCTGTAACACCGATCATGCTGCTGCTGGTCAATGTGCTGGGTGACGGCATTCCGGGACTTTGCTTGTCCAGGGAAACCTCGGATCCTCGCCTTATGGACCGGGAGCCTATACGCAGAGACGAAGGATTTTTAGGGGGAGGCCTTCTTACGGTAATTATACAGCAGACCATAGCATGTTCGGTTGTGGTTCTGATTGGATATTACATCAGTACGTTCCGGGCATTTCCAGGAATGCCGGGACCCTCTCCTGCAATCGGGCAGACCGTTGCCTTTCTGGTTTTGGGCTGGACCTCCATCCTTCATTTATTTACGGTCCGCAGCAGAAAGTCCATTTTCAAGCGGTCGATTATAGATAATCCGCCTGTAATATACAGTACCATTGCCATGATCGGATTATTCGGCCTTCTTGTGGCTTTCCCGCCCGTTGGAAAAATCTTTGGCCTGACTGCCATAGGAAGCTATCACTGGCTGCTTGCATTGGGCCTTTCCCTAATACCGACGGCAGTAGCTGAGATTGGAAAATTCATCGATAACCAGACAAACATTCGTGAAAATCGTAAATATCAGAATCGTTTGATCCGCCACCAGACAAGAAGGGATGATAGCTTTTAA
- a CDS encoding ThiF family adenylyltransferase has translation MLNQFSRTQLLLGEDAMEKLMSAKVAVFGIGGVGGYVVEALVRSGVRSFVLVDDDKVCLTNLNRQIIATRKTVGKYKVEVMKDRILEINPDAQVEMHQCFYLPENADDFDFKNYDYVVDAVDTVTAKLELIMRAKEAGVPVISCMGAGNKLDPTKFQVADIYKTTMCPLAKVMRRELKKRGVKKLKVVYSTEKPTRPLEDMSISCRTNCICPPGAKHKCTERRDIPGSVAFVPSVAGLIIAGEVIKDLSLNGRIGR, from the coding sequence TTGTTAAACCAGTTTTCAAGAACCCAGTTGTTGTTGGGTGAAGATGCCATGGAAAAATTGATGAGTGCAAAGGTTGCTGTTTTTGGCATCGGCGGTGTGGGCGGATATGTGGTAGAAGCTCTGGTAAGAAGCGGGGTCCGTTCCTTTGTGCTTGTTGATGATGATAAGGTTTGTCTTACCAATTTAAACAGGCAGATCATAGCCACCAGAAAAACGGTAGGCAAATATAAAGTTGAAGTAATGAAAGACAGAATATTGGAAATCAATCCTGATGCCCAGGTGGAAATGCACCAGTGCTTTTACCTGCCGGAAAATGCGGATGATTTTGACTTTAAAAATTATGATTATGTGGTGGATGCAGTAGATACCGTAACTGCAAAGCTTGAACTGATCATGCGGGCAAAAGAGGCAGGCGTGCCGGTCATCAGCTGTATGGGTGCAGGCAATAAGCTGGATCCTACAAAATTTCAGGTTGCGGATATTTATAAAACCACCATGTGCCCCCTTGCAAAGGTCATGCGCAGAGAACTTAAGAAAAGAGGCGTAAAGAAGCTTAAGGTGGTTTATTCCACAGAAAAGCCTACAAGGCCACTGGAAGATATGTCCATCAGCTGCAGGACAAACTGTATCTGCCCGCCGGGAGCCAAGCATAAGTGTACGGAGCGGAGAGATATTCCCGGCAGCGTAGCCTTTGTTCCTTCTGTGGCAGGGCTTATCATAGCAGGAGAAGTGATCAAGGATCTGTCTCTAAATGGAAGGATTGGGAGGTAA
- a CDS encoding rhodanese-like domain-containing protein, with translation MFDGNMAHEQDLSLEQMKQMNPEEYVLVDVRDQTAYNHGFIPGAINIEKEALLNGEASLPRDKKIILYCLKGIISEEAAGHLNEKGYEAYNLRGGYGEWLLRAMEKEDKGKERLEEIEKSIRKKFHKVLFSRFAKAVNEYELVKENDRIAVCISGGKDSMLMAKLFQELRRHNKFPFELVFLVMDPGYNETNRQVIESNAKLLDIPITVFETQIFDAVYDVEKSPCYLCARMRRGYLYSKAKELGCNKIALGHHYDDVIETILMGMMYGAQIQTMMPKLHSTNFEGMELIRPMYLIREEDIKGWRDYNDLHFIQCACRFTDTCTTCRTDGSTGSKRMEIKDLIRQLKEVNPYIESNIFKSVENVNLNTIIAYKENGTVHHFLDGYDLDTK, from the coding sequence ATGTTTGACGGCAATATGGCTCATGAGCAGGATCTGTCATTGGAGCAAATGAAGCAAATGAACCCGGAGGAATATGTGCTTGTAGACGTCAGAGACCAGACTGCGTATAACCATGGATTTATACCGGGAGCCATAAATATAGAAAAAGAGGCATTGTTAAACGGGGAGGCCTCCCTTCCCAGGGACAAAAAGATCATATTATACTGCTTAAAGGGGATCATCAGTGAAGAGGCTGCAGGTCATTTAAATGAAAAGGGATATGAAGCATATAATCTTCGCGGCGGCTATGGGGAATGGCTGCTTCGTGCCATGGAAAAAGAGGACAAGGGAAAAGAACGCCTGGAAGAGATAGAAAAGAGCATCCGAAAGAAATTCCATAAGGTGCTTTTCAGCAGATTTGCAAAGGCTGTCAATGAGTATGAGCTGGTAAAGGAAAACGACAGGATCGCCGTCTGTATTTCAGGGGGTAAGGATTCCATGCTCATGGCAAAGCTGTTTCAGGAGCTAAGACGGCACAATAAATTTCCTTTTGAGCTGGTCTTTCTTGTCATGGATCCAGGCTACAATGAGACCAACCGGCAGGTAATCGAAAGCAATGCAAAGCTTTTGGATATTCCCATCACCGTATTTGAAACCCAGATTTTTGACGCAGTTTATGACGTGGAGAAATCCCCGTGCTATTTGTGCGCCAGAATGAGGCGGGGATATTTGTACAGCAAGGCAAAGGAACTGGGATGTAATAAGATCGCCCTGGGACATCACTATGACGATGTCATTGAGACAATTCTCATGGGAATGATGTATGGAGCCCAGATCCAGACCATGATGCCCAAGCTGCACAGCACGAATTTTGAAGGAATGGAACTCATCCGTCCCATGTATCTCATACGGGAGGAAGACATTAAGGGCTGGAGAGATTACAATGATCTGCACTTCATTCAATGCGCATGCCGGTTTACGGATACCTGTACGACCTGCAGGACCGATGGCAGCACCGGATCAAAGAGAATGGAGATAAAGGACCTGATCAGGCAGTTAAAGGAAGTCAACCCGTATATTGAAAGCAATATTTTTAAGAGTGTGGAAAATGTAAATTTAAATACCATCATTGCTTACAAAGAAAATGGAACCGTGCATCATTTCCTGGACGGTTATGATTTGGATACAAAATAA
- a CDS encoding RrF2 family transcriptional regulator, with protein MKISTKGRYAVRLMIDLAEHNHGEYIPLMDIAKRQEISEKYLESIVSVLSKSNLLISLRGKGGGYKLAKKPEDYTVGSILRLTEGSLAPVSCLEGEVNDCARACHCRTLPMWEGFNKLINDYFDGITIADLVSGGDYSDDYMI; from the coding sequence ATGAAGATTTCAACAAAAGGCCGCTATGCGGTCAGGCTCATGATAGACCTGGCTGAACATAACCATGGAGAATATATTCCTCTCATGGATATTGCAAAGAGACAGGAGATATCGGAAAAATACTTAGAATCCATTGTTTCGGTTCTGAGTAAGAGCAATCTGCTCATTTCCCTGAGAGGAAAAGGCGGCGGTTATAAGCTGGCGAAAAAACCGGAGGATTATACCGTAGGCAGTATATTAAGGCTTACGGAAGGATCTCTTGCTCCGGTTTCCTGTCTGGAAGGGGAGGTAAATGACTGCGCAAGGGCCTGTCATTGCCGGACCCTTCCCATGTGGGAGGGTTTCAATAAGCTGATTAATGATTATTTTGACGGAATCACCATTGCTGATCTGGTTTCCGGCGGTGATTATTCAGACGATTACATGATATAA
- a CDS encoding CAP domain-containing protein: MRKLTALGMITLTLTSMIPLTANAAVARPYSQCNNGRNVITVSRNCNLDDLKARLQRSGVDCNNIDWSKLINNGYAGKNCNNGNNGNTGNTGNTENTGNTGNTENTGNTGNTGNTGNTGNNGDTNTDTTPDESTDNTANKSYTQQVVDLVNAERAKEGLAPLTIDPNVEKAATVRAKEIQSNFDHTRPNGSSFSTALKEQGVNYRGAGENIAWGQKTPQEVVNAWMNSAGHRANIMNKSYTHIGVGNTQNGSGTQYWVQLFTY, encoded by the coding sequence TTGAGAAAACTAACAGCACTTGGAATGATTACACTTACTTTAACGAGTATGATACCATTGACAGCGAATGCGGCGGTGGCAAGACCTTACAGCCAATGCAACAATGGAAGAAATGTGATAACAGTGAGCAGGAACTGTAATTTAGATGATTTAAAGGCTAGATTACAGCGATCAGGGGTTGATTGTAATAACATTGACTGGTCTAAGCTCATCAATAACGGATATGCAGGCAAGAATTGTAATAATGGCAATAATGGTAACACTGGTAATACAGGAAATACAGAAAATACAGGTAATACAGGAAATACAGAAAATACAGGTAATACAGGTAATACAGGCAACACTGGAAATACCGGAAACAACGGCGATACAAATACAGATACCACACCAGATGAGTCAACAGACAATACAGCCAATAAGTCTTATACCCAGCAGGTAGTTGACCTTGTAAATGCTGAAAGAGCAAAAGAAGGACTTGCACCTCTTACCATTGATCCTAATGTGGAGAAGGCTGCAACTGTAAGAGCCAAAGAAATACAATCAAATTTTGACCATACACGTCCAAACGGAAGCTCATTCTCAACTGCTTTAAAGGAGCAGGGTGTGAATTACCGCGGAGCAGGCGAGAATATTGCATGGGGACAGAAAACTCCTCAGGAGGTGGTGAATGCCTGGATGAACAGCGCAGGCCACCGTGCAAACATCATGAATAAGAGCTATACACATATCGGTGTAGGCAATACTCAGAACGGTTCCGGAACACAGTACTGGGTACAGTTATTTACATATTAA
- a CDS encoding DUF4489 domain-containing protein, whose protein sequence is MNLSSNANFMDDYESSNKSSDSCGQILKCGEVSQALLFNGTSIGTSVPAATITLDTSEFSHPCIIFEFTSNIIGTLFQGTLNFQLYKSCNDQLPIPIGPQFYFTQSIQAVFANVFTFFVCDCNLCSNECCTYSVVVSAGGSDPVNGNVGIFAARLAAIVADNPKYDDDCCPCNKLSCKDNKTILKCGTSGSAISITPSTLAGTAFTVSTLSLNTSCLCDPCVKLEFTSTLAYSSPTTIDSTVVNFQVFKLCDNQRNPIPVGPQLAFSVPFTNLILPPATPGFSGTSTFSFFVCDCDICPDECCTYSIVATTATTDASVTITNARLSAIAVDNNGRCC, encoded by the coding sequence ATGAATTTATCATCAAACGCTAATTTTATGGATGATTATGAAAGCAGTAATAAGAGCAGTGACTCATGCGGACAAATACTAAAATGCGGCGAAGTTAGTCAAGCATTGTTATTTAATGGTACGAGTATAGGAACATCTGTACCTGCCGCTACTATCACCCTGGATACCTCTGAATTTAGTCACCCATGTATAATATTCGAATTTACATCTAATATAATTGGAACGCTTTTTCAAGGAACTTTAAATTTTCAATTATATAAATCTTGTAATGATCAGCTGCCAATCCCTATTGGTCCACAGTTCTATTTTACACAATCGATACAAGCTGTTTTTGCTAATGTATTTACATTTTTTGTTTGTGATTGTAATTTATGTTCAAATGAATGCTGCACCTATAGTGTTGTTGTTTCAGCTGGTGGATCTGATCCTGTTAATGGTAATGTTGGCATTTTTGCAGCAAGGCTGGCCGCAATTGTTGCAGATAATCCGAAATATGATGATGACTGTTGCCCATGTAATAAACTTAGCTGTAAAGATAATAAGACTATTTTAAAATGCGGAACATCCGGCAGTGCAATATCAATAACTCCAAGTACTTTGGCTGGCACTGCTTTTACCGTCAGTACTCTCTCTTTAAATACTTCCTGCTTATGTGATCCATGCGTAAAGCTTGAATTTACAAGCACTTTAGCTTATTCAAGTCCTACCACTATTGATAGCACAGTTGTAAACTTTCAGGTATTTAAACTTTGCGACAATCAGCGCAACCCAATACCAGTAGGGCCACAGTTGGCTTTTTCAGTTCCATTTACAAACCTAATACTTCCACCTGCAACACCTGGATTTTCTGGTACTTCAACATTTTCTTTCTTTGTTTGTGATTGTGACATTTGCCCTGATGAATGCTGCACCTATTCAATAGTAGCAACTACAGCTACAACTGATGCTTCTGTTACTATTACCAACGCAAGACTTTCCGCAATAGCTGTAGATAATAACGGCAGATGCTGTTAA
- a CDS encoding LysM peptidoglycan-binding domain-containing protein: MIIHVVQPGETINSISDYYKIPVNRLILENGIINPGNLAIGQTIVIVQPETLYTVQAGDTLGSIAEQHGTTPMELLRNNPYLSDREFMYAGETIVISYQTNKTRTIATSGYAFPYIDKSVLIKTLPFLSYLDIFNYRATSEGEIVSSADDTELVNLAKIYGVAPMMFVSTITEEGIVSREVAYNILNNPSVQDLLIDNALHTLKMKGFYGINIYVENITYDNIDSIAEYFKKASAIFHSEGYRIVITITPVMYIDTPNVSFEKIDYSKLSELVDGITFSSYEWARYYSYPSSIFPVNVLRELLGYGVSIIPPEKVLLGITTLGYDWTLPYVPGATEATAINFNNAVEIASANGIPIQFNEAAQSSYFYYVGSDGILHLVWFKDARSFDARAALVAEYDLQGLSIWTIMRFDAQMWFIINTQYYIQKLSDIQI; encoded by the coding sequence ATGATCATACACGTTGTCCAACCCGGTGAAACCATAAATTCAATATCAGATTATTACAAAATCCCTGTTAACAGATTAATATTGGAAAACGGAATTATAAACCCTGGCAATTTAGCAATAGGCCAAACTATTGTGATTGTACAGCCGGAAACACTCTATACGGTCCAGGCTGGTGACACTTTGGGGAGTATTGCAGAGCAGCATGGTACTACGCCAATGGAATTATTAAGAAATAACCCCTATCTTTCCGATAGAGAATTTATGTACGCCGGTGAAACCATAGTCATAAGCTATCAAACGAATAAAACAAGAACAATTGCCACCAGTGGTTATGCCTTTCCATATATAGATAAATCTGTTTTAATAAAAACGCTTCCATTTTTATCTTATCTGGACATATTCAATTATAGAGCGACAAGTGAAGGGGAAATTGTCTCCAGTGCCGATGACACGGAACTTGTCAATCTGGCTAAAATTTATGGTGTAGCACCCATGATGTTTGTTTCAACTATTACGGAAGAAGGAATAGTCAGCCGTGAAGTGGCCTATAATATTTTAAATAATCCTTCTGTGCAGGATCTCCTTATTGATAATGCTCTTCACACCCTGAAAATGAAAGGCTTTTATGGTATAAACATATATGTTGAAAACATCACCTATGACAACATAGATAGCATTGCAGAATATTTTAAAAAAGCCTCTGCGATATTTCATTCAGAAGGTTACAGGATAGTAATTACCATAACACCAGTTATGTATATTGATACCCCTAACGTAAGTTTTGAAAAAATAGACTATTCAAAATTATCTGAACTTGTGGATGGAATCACATTTTCTTCTTATGAATGGGCAAGGTATTACAGCTATCCCAGCTCAATCTTTCCGGTTAATGTCTTAAGAGAATTATTAGGTTACGGGGTTAGTATTATTCCACCTGAAAAAGTTCTTCTAGGAATCACCACTCTGGGCTATGATTGGACACTTCCCTATGTTCCCGGGGCCACAGAAGCTACCGCGATAAACTTTAATAATGCGGTTGAAATTGCATCGGCAAACGGTATACCAATACAATTTAATGAAGCAGCACAGTCATCTTATTTCTACTATGTGGGCAGTGATGGGATTTTGCATTTAGTATGGTTTAAAGATGCAAGAAGCTTTGACGCAAGGGCTGCACTGGTAGCAGAATATGATCTCCAGGGCTTATCGATCTGGACCATTATGAGATTTGATGCCCAAATGTGGTTTATTATTAATACTCAATATTACATCCAGAAGTTGTCCGATATTCAGATATGA
- a CDS encoding diguanylate cyclase — protein sequence MRLRRPRKCMSIQNVTIVTFICLFLLSIVTIERLVLNNWQSSIIRETAGMSEKMNHDTIEKVNLFFRVPVTANELGKKLIENNTINFTDEKSRNSFFLGILNSYEKEIYSFAYASVDGEYYGALRNKKGELELIKNTGAFDPRQQEWYQAAEKEGEPVFSPVYKDFIVNDLAVSVSCPVYDEEGKLKGVLGSHILLSDMGDYLKNETAGSGGYVSVIEEDTRYLIANSMGENNYSITGDGSLKRSTIDDLSLPAVKNSYEKYLKSHEAEFSLKMGDVDWYGNVQEYRETGLDWIIISVIPGRLLTAELNRNIGVSAELAFIAGLLSIGIFSLIIQRLYKPINGLLTIAENISAGNLEQRVKIVRNDEIGRISHVFNRLADNLLDMVKHLESIVEMRTMELNKANEILKENQSQLHLILDTAAEAIFGTDLNGRCTFCNKSCLRLLGYTEPEELLGIDMWSALGCKGQAEGTSLNGKQFFADFLSPDKAGVEKTGLLKRADGTCFDAEYRALPQLREGRHVGYVITFADITERKKGEEKIRFLSYHDPLTGLVNRRCFEKEMKQADTQQNHPVSLIFLDLNGLKLINDTFGHTDGDEFIVKVAQVLKNNCRERDVAARIGGDEFTVLLPRTSREEAETIAARIKDQVAGEKVNMVSCSVAVGIAAKVRHWQKIEQILEAAENEMYKEKSISSINFGIHAINGIITSLHMKSPWEKKHSEEVSKLCEKIGTAMGLPETDIKKLRDGAYLHDIGKITLSESILEKTPEQLNEVENEMIRQHPAIGYRILNLSQETLDLANGVYGHHECWDGSGYPKGLKGEEIPLNSRILAVAEVYERILNREKDRRVGKKKALQAISMGSGQKYDPAIAELFIRIMKDRR from the coding sequence ATGAGATTACGAAGACCACGAAAATGCATGTCGATTCAGAATGTGACTATTGTCACATTTATCTGTCTGTTCCTCTTGTCCATTGTAACCATTGAAAGACTTGTGCTGAACAATTGGCAATCCTCTATAATCAGAGAGACTGCCGGGATGTCTGAAAAGATGAACCATGATACCATAGAAAAGGTGAATTTATTTTTCAGAGTTCCAGTTACGGCAAATGAACTAGGGAAAAAACTGATTGAAAATAACACCATTAATTTTACTGATGAAAAGAGCCGCAACTCTTTTTTTCTTGGCATATTAAACTCTTATGAGAAAGAGATTTATAGTTTTGCTTATGCATCGGTTGATGGAGAATACTATGGTGCTCTCAGAAATAAAAAAGGGGAACTTGAACTGATAAAGAACACAGGCGCCTTTGATCCAAGGCAGCAGGAATGGTATCAGGCGGCTGAAAAAGAGGGGGAACCTGTCTTTTCGCCTGTATACAAAGACTTCATCGTAAATGACCTGGCAGTATCTGTTTCATGCCCTGTATATGATGAAGAAGGAAAGCTTAAGGGCGTTTTAGGATCCCATATACTTCTTTCCGATATGGGTGATTATCTGAAAAACGAGACCGCTGGTTCGGGCGGCTATGTATCTGTTATAGAGGAGGATACCCGGTATTTAATTGCAAATTCCATGGGAGAAAATAATTATTCCATAACTGGTGACGGGTCACTGAAAAGAAGTACCATCGATGACCTTTCCCTTCCGGCCGTAAAGAACAGTTATGAGAAATATCTTAAATCCCATGAGGCAGAATTCTCATTGAAGATGGGAGATGTGGACTGGTATGGGAACGTACAGGAATACCGGGAAACAGGTCTAGACTGGATCATTATTTCTGTGATTCCGGGAAGACTTCTGACTGCGGAACTGAACCGGAATATCGGGGTTTCAGCGGAGCTGGCTTTTATTGCCGGCCTTCTTTCCATAGGTATTTTTTCCCTTATCATCCAAAGGCTCTATAAGCCCATCAATGGCCTGCTGACCATTGCGGAGAATATTTCTGCGGGAAATTTAGAGCAAAGGGTAAAGATCGTAAGGAATGACGAAATCGGAAGGATATCCCATGTATTTAACCGTCTGGCGGATAATCTGCTGGATATGGTCAAGCATCTGGAAAGTATTGTTGAAATGCGGACCATGGAGTTAAATAAGGCAAATGAAATTTTAAAGGAGAATCAGTCCCAGCTTCATCTCATACTGGATACGGCGGCGGAAGCCATATTTGGCACGGATTTAAACGGCAGATGTACATTCTGCAACAAAAGCTGTCTTCGTCTTCTGGGATATACAGAGCCTGAGGAATTGCTGGGAATCGATATGTGGTCTGCTTTAGGCTGCAAAGGGCAGGCTGAGGGGACAAGCTTGAATGGAAAGCAGTTTTTTGCCGATTTTCTCAGTCCGGATAAGGCTGGAGTGGAAAAGACCGGCTTGCTGAAACGGGCCGACGGAACATGCTTTGATGCGGAATACCGCGCCCTGCCCCAATTAAGGGAGGGGAGGCATGTTGGATATGTCATAACCTTTGCGGATATTACCGAACGAAAGAAGGGGGAGGAAAAGATCCGCTTTTTGAGCTATCATGATCCTCTGACCGGACTGGTAAACCGAAGATGTTTTGAGAAGGAGATGAAGCAGGCGGATACCCAGCAGAACCATCCGGTTTCCCTGATATTTCTCGATTTAAACGGATTAAAGCTCATCAATGATACCTTTGGGCATACGGACGGGGATGAATTCATTGTTAAAGTCGCTCAGGTCTTAAAAAATAACTGCCGGGAAAGGGATGTTGCCGCACGGATCGGCGGAGATGAATTTACGGTTTTGCTTCCGCGCACTTCCAGGGAAGAGGCAGAGACCATCGCTGCAAGGATAAAAGATCAGGTTGCCGGGGAAAAGGTCAACATGGTATCATGCAGCGTTGCAGTGGGAATTGCTGCAAAGGTCAGGCACTGGCAGAAGATTGAACAGATACTGGAGGCAGCAGAGAACGAGATGTATAAGGAAAAGAGCATTTCTTCCATAAACTTTGGAATTCATGCGATTAATGGCATCATCACCTCTCTTCATATGAAAAGCCCCTGGGAGAAAAAACACTCGGAAGAAGTCAGTAAGCTGTGCGAAAAGATCGGTACAGCCATGGGGCTTCCTGAAACAGATATCAAGAAGCTGCGGGATGGGGCATATCTTCACGACATCGGCAAGATAACCCTAAGCGAGTCGATTCTTGAGAAAACTCCGGAGCAGCTGAATGAAGTTGAAAATGAGATGATAAGGCAGCATCCTGCCATCGGATACCGCATCCTGAATCTGTCCCAGGAAACCCTGGACCTTGCCAACGGGGTGTACGGGCACCACGAATGCTGGGATGGTTCCGGGTATCCTAAGGGCTTAAAAGGGGAGGAAATCCCGCTTAATTCACGTATTTTAGCTGTTGCAGAAGTGTATGAGCGGATCTTAAACCGGGAAAAGGACCGGAGAGTGGGAAAGAAAAAGGCGCTGCAGGCCATTTCAATGGGTTCCGGACAGAAATATGATCCAGCTATTGCTGAGTTATTCATCCGTATCATGAAGGATAGAAGGTAA